Proteins encoded in a region of the Clostridium beijerinckii genome:
- a CDS encoding flavodoxin family protein, with protein MKVVAFNGSPKKNGNTYEAIKAVAEELKKENIDVEIVHVGNKVIRGCMACGGCARNMNEKCVMQNDEVNDWIQKMKEADGIILGSPVHYSAIAGTMKSFLDRAFYVTSVNNGMLRHKVGASVVAVRRSGGVPTFTQLNNYLNYSEMLMPTSNYWNVVHGTAPGEAVQDEEGMQIMRVLGKNMAWLLKLADSGKANVEESEAEEKVFTNFIR; from the coding sequence ATGAAAGTAGTTGCTTTTAATGGAAGTCCTAAAAAGAATGGAAATACTTACGAGGCAATAAAAGCTGTAGCAGAAGAATTAAAGAAAGAGAATATAGATGTAGAAATAGTTCATGTTGGAAATAAGGTTATACGTGGATGTATGGCTTGTGGCGGATGTGCCAGAAATATGAACGAAAAGTGTGTTATGCAGAATGATGAAGTCAACGATTGGATTCAAAAGATGAAAGAAGCTGATGGAATCATTCTAGGCTCTCCAGTGCATTATTCTGCTATAGCAGGAACTATGAAATCATTTTTAGATCGTGCGTTTTATGTTACATCTGTAAATAATGGTATGCTTAGACACAAAGTAGGTGCAAGTGTTGTTGCAGTTAGAAGGTCTGGTGGAGTTCCAACATTTACTCAGTTAAATAATTATCTTAATTATTCTGAGATGTTAATGCCAACATCAAATTATTGGAACGTAGTTCATGGTACAGCACCAGGAGAAGCAGTGCAGGATGAGGAAGGAATGCAGATAATGAGGGTTTTAGGAAAGAACATGGCATGGTTATTAAAACTTGCTGATTCTGGGAAAGCTAATG
- a CDS encoding winged helix-turn-helix transcriptional regulator: MVNYNGRSYVCLLDFAMDFIRGKWKAVLLCHLYNEPKRFLELQRMTEGISQKVLNEKLKELENDELVCKKVYAEIPPKVEYSLTDKGKELTSIIKEIESWSVKHYPELDNKCI; encoded by the coding sequence ATGGTAAATTATAACGGAAGAAGTTATGTGTGCTTATTAGATTTTGCGATGGATTTTATAAGAGGAAAATGGAAGGCAGTTTTATTATGTCATTTATATAATGAACCAAAAAGATTCCTAGAGCTTCAACGAATGACTGAAGGAATAAGCCAAAAAGTCTTAAATGAAAAACTTAAAGAATTAGAAAATGATGAACTTGTATGTAAAAAGGTTTATGCAGAAATTCCACCAAAAGTTGAATACTCCCTCACTGATAAAGGAAAAGAGCTTACTAGTATTATTAAGGAAATTGAGTCTTGGTCGGTTAAACACTACCCTGAGTTAGATAATAAATGTATTTAA
- a CDS encoding sensor histidine kinase, translating to MKLWLKIYLFSLLLLVFTLNIAGFILIQKLHNDLLQKEVDKCLAEQKFASSQLSVNSMYMQKIYSSNTYDINILIGTLMDEYNKAANSGTEQHGDVEILDSRNNILFSDMKFPFSNEKDELEDLLPGKTNYIIRTVDGKQYLYASSLVNVYDYPIKVHYAKDISNIYSEKINQYALFMKLDILICSLFAIFMFFISKLITKPINTLIASTQKISLGQYSERVKIKSRDEFSVLSNNFNLMAQTIEEKINELETSNIEKETFINNLTHELKTPLTSIIGYANLIRTSKYSEEVFVEASDYIYKEGKRLEKMAFKMMDLIYTKTQEIELMPEKIFTIINEVRRLLSSKLKDKNIDLIIEGEDCVLDIDKDLITMALSNLVENAIKASKNNSKIYIKIYIFQNKTYLSVVDSGLGIAKEHLDKLWQPFYVVDKARSRKNNGAGIGLSICKKIAEVHNADIKISSDLGIGTEVTLIFNNSVTKINDKLVN from the coding sequence ATGAAGTTATGGCTTAAAATATATCTTTTTTCGTTACTATTACTTGTATTCACTTTAAACATAGCTGGATTTATATTGATACAAAAACTTCATAATGATCTGCTACAAAAAGAAGTTGATAAATGCTTAGCAGAACAAAAATTTGCGTCTTCACAATTAAGTGTTAATTCTATGTATATGCAAAAAATCTATTCAAGTAATACCTATGATATAAATATATTAATCGGGACTTTAATGGATGAATATAATAAGGCTGCCAATAGTGGAACAGAACAGCATGGAGACGTAGAAATCTTAGATTCTAGGAATAATATATTATTTTCAGACATGAAATTTCCATTTTCAAACGAAAAGGATGAACTAGAAGACCTTTTGCCAGGAAAAACCAACTATATTATTAGGACAGTAGATGGAAAACAGTATTTGTACGCTAGTAGCTTAGTTAATGTATATGACTATCCAATAAAAGTGCACTATGCGAAAGATATTTCAAATATATATTCTGAAAAAATAAATCAATATGCTCTTTTTATGAAATTAGATATTTTAATCTGTTCTCTTTTTGCTATTTTTATGTTTTTTATAAGCAAATTAATAACAAAACCAATAAATACATTAATAGCTTCGACCCAGAAAATATCTCTTGGCCAGTATTCAGAAAGGGTGAAAATTAAATCAAGAGATGAATTTAGCGTGCTTTCAAATAATTTTAATCTTATGGCGCAGACAATAGAAGAAAAAATAAACGAACTTGAAACATCCAATATTGAGAAGGAAACCTTTATAAATAATCTGACTCATGAACTTAAGACACCTTTAACTTCAATAATTGGATATGCAAATTTAATTAGAACATCAAAATATAGCGAAGAGGTATTTGTTGAAGCTTCGGATTACATATATAAAGAAGGAAAAAGGCTTGAAAAGATGGCTTTTAAAATGATGGATTTAATTTATACAAAGACTCAAGAAATCGAGTTAATGCCTGAAAAAATATTTACTATAATAAACGAGGTTAGAAGATTGTTATCTAGTAAACTTAAAGATAAAAATATAGACTTAATTATTGAAGGAGAGGATTGCGTACTAGATATAGACAAGGATCTAATTACTATGGCATTATCTAATCTAGTTGAAAATGCTATAAAAGCATCTAAAAATAATTCGAAAATATATATAAAAATATACATTTTCCAGAATAAAACTTACCTATCTGTAGTAGATTCAGGTTTAGGAATAGCTAAAGAACATTTAGATAAACTTTGGCAGCCATTTTATGTAGTTGATAAAGCTAGAAGTAGAAAAAATAATGGAGCAGGAATTGGTCTTTCTATATGTAAAAAGATAGCAGAGGTTCATAATGCAGATATTAAAATAAGTAGTGATTTAGGTATAGGAACAGAAGTTACTTTGATTTTTAATAATTCCGTTACTAAAATAAATGATAAGCTTGTGAATTAA
- a CDS encoding response regulator transcription factor produces MKINILIVEDDEAISNLIRISLGMAGYECKQVFDGMEAFDLIKQESFDLILMDIMLPGIDGFEIMKRIRGLNIPVIFLTAKNGLADKITGLKSGAEDYIVKPFETVELLARIEIVLRRYSKNNNCIEFKRLKIYEDERIIKNGDEAIDLTLKEFELILLLVKNKNMALSREYLLEKIWGYEYMGETRTIDTHIQKIRKKLDIADNIKTVYKIGYRLEE; encoded by the coding sequence TTGAAGATAAACATTTTAATTGTAGAAGATGATGAAGCTATATCTAATTTAATACGGATAAGCTTAGGAATGGCTGGTTATGAATGCAAGCAGGTATTTGATGGAATGGAGGCTTTCGATTTAATTAAACAAGAGTCTTTTGATCTTATACTCATGGATATTATGCTGCCAGGTATAGATGGCTTTGAAATAATGAAGAGAATAAGAGGTTTAAATATACCAGTAATATTTCTGACTGCTAAAAATGGACTTGCTGATAAAATAACTGGCTTAAAATCTGGTGCAGAGGATTATATTGTTAAACCATTTGAAACAGTTGAATTACTAGCAAGAATTGAAATAGTACTAAGAAGATATTCAAAAAATAATAACTGTATAGAATTTAAAAGACTAAAAATATATGAAGACGAAAGGATTATAAAAAATGGAGATGAGGCAATTGATCTTACTTTAAAGGAATTTGAGCTCATACTTTTGCTTGTGAAAAATAAAAATATGGCATTATCTAGGGAGTATTTATTAGAAAAAATTTGGGGATATGAGTATATGGGGGAGACCAGAACAATAGATACTCATATACAAAAAATAAGAAAAAAGCTTGATATTGCTGATAACATAAAAACTGTATATAAAATTGGATATAGGTTAGAGGAGTGA
- a CDS encoding Crp/Fnr family transcriptional regulator has protein sequence MKKILDNKLLNYYIKKHNIKSIFDDTILKHFQLHFYEKEEYIMKSEEKLEYYYLIVDGKIKVFYPFENGKSMLLKFYRDFNTVGDLELLKNIPILCNINAVEDTYLIGIPSDILRENYFNNTKFLHHLVDSLSEKLYATINNSSYNFVYPLANRLSSYLVEHIIDESYIILNSSYLEIAEFLGTTYRHLNRTFKELEAQGIVRCENKKINILDIKKLKELSKNIYVKSL, from the coding sequence ATGAAGAAAATTTTAGATAATAAACTTTTAAATTATTATATTAAGAAGCATAACATAAAAAGCATATTTGATGACACAATACTAAAACATTTTCAGCTTCATTTCTATGAAAAAGAAGAATATATAATGAAGTCAGAAGAAAAACTTGAATATTATTATCTAATTGTTGATGGAAAAATTAAAGTATTTTATCCTTTTGAAAATGGTAAATCAATGCTATTAAAATTTTATAGAGATTTTAATACTGTAGGAGATTTAGAACTTTTAAAAAACATCCCTATACTTTGCAATATTAATGCAGTAGAAGATACTTATTTAATAGGAATTCCATCAGATATATTAAGAGAAAACTATTTTAATAATACGAAGTTTTTACATCATTTAGTAGATTCTTTAAGTGAAAAACTTTATGCAACTATTAATAATAGTTCATATAATTTTGTGTATCCACTTGCTAATAGGTTATCTAGTTATTTGGTGGAACATATAATAGATGAAAGTTACATAATTTTAAATTCATCTTATTTAGAGATTGCTGAATTTTTAGGAACTACTTACAGGCATTTAAATAGAACTTTTAAAGAATTGGAAGCACAGGGAATCGTAAGGTGTGAAAATAAGAAGATAAATATACTAGATATAAAAAAACTAAAGGAGCTTTCAAAAAACATTTATGTAAAATCTCTTTAA
- a CDS encoding YjjG family noncanonical pyrimidine nucleotidase, which translates to MNYEVILFDADDTLFDFKKSEREAFKNTILEFNINYDENYHLKIYHDINTAIWKEFEQGLITQEKLKVERFKRLADKLKISFDEIEFAKSYMQNLSNCSFLFDGILELIEHLSKSYKLLIITNGLTAVQENRIRKSIISKHFEDVVISEEISISKPNPKIFEHALENIYHTNKNTVLMVGDSLTSDIQGGINFGIDTCWYNPNKLENNSNIAPKYEISNFDELKHLLINS; encoded by the coding sequence ATGAACTATGAAGTTATACTATTTGATGCAGACGATACTTTATTTGATTTTAAAAAATCTGAAAGGGAGGCTTTCAAAAACACTATACTCGAATTTAATATCAATTACGATGAAAATTACCATTTAAAAATATATCACGATATAAATACTGCTATATGGAAAGAGTTTGAACAAGGCTTAATTACTCAGGAAAAACTTAAGGTAGAAAGATTTAAAAGACTTGCGGATAAACTTAAAATTTCCTTTGATGAGATTGAATTTGCTAAATCATATATGCAAAATTTATCTAACTGCTCCTTTTTATTTGATGGCATCCTAGAGCTTATAGAGCATTTAAGTAAAAGCTATAAACTCTTAATAATTACTAATGGTCTCACAGCTGTACAAGAAAATAGAATCAGAAAGTCAATTATATCAAAACATTTTGAAGATGTAGTTATATCTGAGGAAATCTCTATCTCAAAACCTAATCCAAAAATATTTGAACATGCTCTAGAAAATATATATCACACTAATAAAAATACAGTACTTATGGTTGGAGATAGCTTGACCTCTGATATACAGGGTGGAATAAACTTCGGTATAGATACCTGTTGGTATAATCCAAATAAACTTGAGAATAATTCAAATATAGCACCTAAGTATGAAATATCTAACTTTGACGAACTTAAGCATTTACTAATTAATTCCTAG
- a CDS encoding phage tail protein has product MVKRLIISSLLAISIIGIIPVAASATWKQDKYKHSYWVENGIKAKGWKQVNGDWYYFQEDGSATTQWMKYNGSWYYFWTNGVMASNSWLKNNGMWYYFDGSGKLVQDSIIIDDKKYDFTTLTFIFSKYLTTGQNINTAKADNKNISDSQNTANNQVNQSSENNATSKN; this is encoded by the coding sequence ATGGTAAAAAGGTTAATAATATCATCATTACTGGCCATATCAATAATAGGGATTATTCCAGTAGCAGCTTCTGCAACTTGGAAGCAAGATAAATATAAACATTCGTATTGGGTAGAGAATGGAATAAAAGCAAAGGGATGGAAACAAGTCAACGGAGATTGGTACTATTTTCAGGAAGATGGTTCTGCGACAACTCAATGGATGAAGTATAATGGAAGCTGGTATTATTTCTGGACAAATGGAGTTATGGCATCAAATTCATGGTTGAAGAATAATGGAATGTGGTATTATTTTGATGGAAGTGGAAAGTTAGTACAAGATTCAATTATTATTGACGATAAAAAATATGATTTTACCACTTTAACATTTATATTTTCAAAATACTTAACTACTGGTCAAAATATAAATACTGCTAAAGCAGATAACAAAAATATTTCAGATAGTCAAAACACAGCAAATAATCAAGTAAATCAATCATCTGAAAACAATGCAACAAGTAAGAATTAA
- a CDS encoding magnesium transporter → MEKITNFFVSKIIHKEIHNISGQIIGKLNDLILDFSQEKPTVVYIQITNWKKSFYLSADALDIFKDEKEKYHIKINSESLTIKFPGEDDIFLVRDFLDKQIVDINGKKVERVNDVRLGNINSKWQLVAVDIGTRGLLRRLGVEYPFIILTEALRYRLRNKLIIWDDVQTLSTGVNNLQLQMPASKIETLHAADLADIIEDLDTKSRDILFHSLNNQKAAEVLEEIETDVQVNLLKSMSDEKASDILEIMPSDEIADILEEMDEDRVEKLLTHMDEESQDEIRELMEYEKETVGSIMSKDFLTFLPDVTVSDVFKWIQSNAPDEDESYYIYITNDKDNLIGVISLFSLITSKPDTKLYNIMTTRPESLRDTDEIEDAISLMHKYNLVSIPVIDEDNNLVGVVSLNDSIHEHSRLRRVAL, encoded by the coding sequence ATGGAAAAAATAACAAATTTCTTTGTAAGTAAAATTATTCACAAAGAAATTCACAATATTTCTGGCCAAATAATTGGTAAACTAAACGACCTTATTCTTGATTTTAGTCAAGAAAAACCAACTGTAGTATATATACAAATTACAAATTGGAAAAAATCTTTTTATCTATCTGCTGATGCGCTAGATATATTCAAAGATGAAAAAGAAAAGTATCATATTAAAATTAATAGCGAGAGCCTCACAATAAAGTTTCCTGGTGAAGATGATATTTTTTTAGTAAGAGATTTCTTAGATAAACAAATAGTAGACATAAACGGCAAGAAAGTAGAACGTGTCAATGATGTAAGACTCGGAAATATAAATTCCAAATGGCAGCTTGTTGCCGTTGATATAGGAACTAGAGGATTACTCAGACGTCTTGGTGTAGAATATCCTTTCATAATATTAACAGAAGCCTTAAGATATAGATTAAGAAACAAGTTAATTATATGGGATGATGTGCAAACTTTGTCTACTGGGGTAAATAATCTGCAACTTCAAATGCCAGCAAGCAAAATTGAAACTCTGCACGCAGCAGATTTAGCAGATATAATCGAAGATCTTGATACTAAAAGCAGAGATATATTGTTTCACAGCTTAAACAATCAAAAAGCTGCTGAAGTTCTCGAGGAAATCGAAACTGATGTTCAAGTAAATTTATTAAAATCTATGTCTGATGAAAAAGCTTCTGATATACTTGAGATTATGCCTTCTGATGAAATAGCTGATATTTTAGAAGAAATGGATGAAGATAGAGTTGAAAAACTATTAACACACATGGATGAAGAAAGTCAGGACGAAATTAGAGAGCTTATGGAGTATGAAAAAGAAACTGTAGGAAGTATTATGTCAAAAGATTTTCTAACTTTCTTACCTGATGTAACTGTAAGTGATGTATTTAAATGGATTCAAAGCAATGCTCCTGACGAAGATGAAAGTTATTATATCTATATAACAAATGATAAAGATAATCTTATTGGGGTTATTTCTTTATTCTCACTTATTACTTCAAAGCCAGATACAAAACTTTATAATATAATGACAACTAGGCCAGAAAGTTTAAGGGATACGGATGAAATTGAAGATGCTATAAGCTTAATGCATAAGTATAATCTTGTTTCAATTCCAGTTATTGATGAAGATAATAATTTAGTTGGTGTAGTATCATTAAATGACAGTATCCATGAACATTCACGCTTAAGGAGGGTTGCACTATGA
- a CDS encoding Nramp family divalent metal transporter translates to MKKVLSGRFKKLLFIMTIIGPGLITVNAGNDAGGITTYASVGASYGYKMLWGLLLITFSLAVIQEMNARMAVVTGKGLSDLIREKFGVKLTFFAMTILLIANMGVVFGDFAGIAASLELFDVSKYISIPIVSVIIWLLVTKGSYKKVENIFLLFTLVFFTYIISAFLTKPDWGHVMKSMMTPTIELNTGFLLTFIGMIGTTITPYMQFYLQSSIVDKKISISEYKYEKLDVYLGAFWGNAVAFFIIVCTAVTLYKAGITITSAEEAAISLKPLAGEAAFILFGAGLFGASVLATAVIPLSTSYAICEAFGWESGVDNDYKDAPAFFGIYTGIIVLGALFILLPGISLIQIILVSQQIAGLLSPIILTFMIILINDKRIMGEYVNNKTQNIVSWATVIFIIILSIILFISPLIS, encoded by the coding sequence ATGAAGAAAGTATTATCTGGTAGATTTAAAAAGCTACTTTTCATTATGACTATTATTGGTCCAGGATTAATTACTGTTAATGCAGGAAATGATGCTGGTGGGATCACAACTTATGCATCTGTTGGTGCATCCTATGGATATAAAATGCTATGGGGATTGCTCTTAATCACTTTCAGTCTTGCAGTTATACAGGAAATGAACGCAAGGATGGCAGTAGTAACTGGTAAAGGTTTGTCTGACTTAATTAGAGAAAAATTCGGAGTTAAACTTACTTTCTTTGCAATGACCATTTTACTAATTGCCAATATGGGTGTTGTTTTTGGTGATTTTGCAGGAATTGCAGCAAGCTTAGAATTATTTGATGTAAGCAAATATATATCTATCCCTATTGTTTCTGTAATAATCTGGTTACTTGTTACCAAAGGTTCATATAAAAAAGTAGAAAATATCTTCCTATTGTTTACTCTTGTATTTTTTACTTATATTATATCAGCGTTTTTAACTAAACCTGATTGGGGACACGTAATGAAATCAATGATGACGCCTACCATTGAATTAAATACAGGTTTTCTTCTTACCTTTATAGGAATGATTGGTACAACAATTACCCCTTATATGCAGTTTTACCTCCAATCATCCATAGTAGATAAAAAAATCAGTATATCTGAGTATAAATATGAAAAACTTGATGTTTATTTAGGCGCTTTCTGGGGGAATGCAGTAGCATTTTTCATAATTGTATGTACAGCCGTAACACTTTATAAAGCTGGAATAACAATAACTAGTGCAGAAGAGGCTGCAATTTCTCTAAAGCCACTTGCTGGTGAAGCTGCATTTATACTTTTTGGTGCTGGACTCTTTGGAGCTTCAGTTCTTGCTACTGCTGTTATCCCATTATCTACTTCCTATGCTATATGTGAAGCCTTTGGATGGGAAAGCGGAGTTGATAATGATTATAAGGATGCACCAGCATTCTTTGGAATATATACTGGTATAATTGTTCTTGGAGCATTATTTATACTTCTTCCTGGAATATCGCTTATTCAAATTATACTTGTATCACAGCAAATTGCTGGTTTGCTATCTCCTATAATATTAACATTTATGATAATTTTAATTAATGATAAGCGTATAATGGGTGAATATGTTAATAATAAGACTCAAAATATTGTTTCTTGGGCTACAGTTATATTTATTATAATCTTATCAATAATCTTATTTATATCGCCACTTATTTCATAA
- the rodA gene encoding rod shape-determining protein RodA, producing MNKYLINNKLLKQLDITMFVTAIVITIFGIINIYSVTHIKFGFYYAELQMLWLIIGLAIVYFILVFDYNTIGGYAKLIYWAGVGLLLFNDITSKAVKGASSWIRIGNRAIEPGEFVKFGLILILAKKLDDLDGDINNPKNFLILSFYALIPMFLIVIQPNLGMTLICFFITLGIYFISGLNLKVLIVGFFSVVPLSLIIWFSDILKPYQRQRILVFLDPESYQQNAGFQLMQSITGIGAGGLIGSGFLKGARASGGFIPEVHTDFIFSAVGEEWGFLGALFLIALYSIMIYKMIKHAKESKDIIGRLICVGTASGFLFSIFQNIGMTIGLMPVAGITLPFMSYGGSSILVNFMSLGIVLNVGMRKSRFNFYS from the coding sequence ATGAATAAATATTTGATTAATAATAAGCTTCTAAAACAATTAGATATTACTATGTTTGTAACAGCTATTGTTATTACAATCTTTGGAATCATAAACATTTATAGTGTAACTCATATAAAGTTTGGATTTTATTATGCTGAACTGCAAATGTTGTGGCTAATTATTGGACTAGCAATTGTATATTTTATTTTAGTATTTGATTATAATACTATAGGTGGTTATGCAAAATTAATTTACTGGGCAGGAGTAGGACTTTTATTATTTAATGATATAACAAGCAAAGCAGTAAAAGGTGCATCATCATGGATAAGGATTGGAAATAGAGCTATAGAGCCTGGTGAGTTTGTAAAGTTTGGATTAATACTAATTCTTGCAAAAAAGTTAGATGATCTAGATGGTGATATTAACAATCCAAAAAATTTTCTTATCTTATCTTTCTATGCCTTAATTCCGATGTTTCTAATTGTAATTCAGCCTAATTTAGGAATGACTCTTATTTGTTTCTTTATTACGCTAGGAATATACTTCATTTCTGGATTGAACTTAAAGGTTCTTATCGTAGGATTTTTCTCAGTTGTTCCACTAAGTCTTATCATATGGTTTAGTGATATACTAAAGCCATATCAAAGGCAGAGAATATTAGTATTCTTGGATCCGGAATCATATCAGCAGAACGCTGGTTTTCAATTAATGCAGTCCATAACAGGCATTGGAGCTGGTGGATTAATTGGATCTGGATTTTTAAAAGGAGCTCGTGCATCTGGTGGCTTCATTCCTGAGGTTCACACAGATTTTATATTTTCTGCAGTTGGAGAAGAATGGGGCTTTTTGGGCGCTCTTTTTCTCATAGCTTTATATAGCATTATGATATATAAAATGATTAAGCATGCAAAGGAATCAAAAGACATTATTGGCCGTCTTATCTGTGTTGGAACTGCATCTGGCTTTTTATTTTCAATCTTTCAAAATATTGGTATGACTATTGGTCTTATGCCAGTTGCAGGAATTACTCTTCCGTTTATGAGTTATGGCGGAAGTTCTATACTTGTAAATTTTATGTCGTTAGGAATTGTATTAAATGTTGGGATGAGAAAAAGTAGATTTAACTTTTATAGTTAA
- a CDS encoding cupin domain-containing protein, translating into MFCFNKDVEFEILDENTKRKVLVHDEKMMAVEVHFKKATNNVETHSHVHDQLSYVLKGSFKFIVGDKSEIVREGDTIFMPSNIPHGCMVLEDNSIVYDVFTPERKDFLKNN; encoded by the coding sequence ATGTTTTGTTTTAATAAAGATGTTGAATTTGAGATTCTAGATGAAAACACTAAAAGAAAGGTATTAGTACATGATGAAAAGATGATGGCTGTAGAAGTACATTTTAAAAAAGCAACTAATAATGTAGAGACTCATTCTCATGTACATGATCAGCTATCATATGTGTTAAAAGGTTCTTTTAAATTTATAGTTGGAGATAAAAGCGAAATTGTTAGAGAAGGGGATACAATCTTCATGCCATCTAATATTCCCCATGGGTGCATGGTATTAGAAGATAACTCTATTGTTTATGATGTATTTACACCAGAAAGAAAAGATTTTTTAAAAAATAATTAA
- a CDS encoding RpiB/LacA/LacB family sugar-phosphate isomerase produces the protein MKIALINENSQASKNSIICESLKKVVEPKGHEVFNYGMYGIEGEAQLTYVQNGILAAILLNSGAADYVITGCGTGEGAMLACNAFPGVLCGHIVDPSDAYMFSQINDGNAISLPFAKGFGWGAELNLEYIFEKLFEGESGQGYPKDRVVPEQRNKKILDEVKKVTHTDMLTILKNIDQDLLKGAVSGANFKEYFFDNCKCDKIKEYIKNILA, from the coding sequence ATGAAAATAGCATTAATAAATGAAAATAGCCAAGCATCAAAAAATTCAATTATATGTGAGTCACTTAAAAAAGTTGTAGAGCCAAAAGGTCATGAAGTATTTAACTATGGAATGTATGGCATAGAAGGTGAAGCACAATTAACTTATGTTCAAAATGGTATTTTAGCTGCAATATTATTAAATTCAGGGGCAGCAGATTATGTAATTACAGGATGCGGAACTGGAGAAGGTGCGATGCTTGCATGTAACGCATTCCCAGGCGTTTTATGCGGCCACATAGTAGATCCATCTGATGCATATATGTTTTCACAAATAAATGATGGAAATGCAATTTCTCTTCCATTTGCAAAAGGCTTTGGATGGGGAGCTGAATTAAATTTAGAATACATCTTTGAAAAATTATTTGAAGGTGAAAGTGGTCAAGGATATCCAAAGGATAGAGTAGTACCAGAACAAAGAAATAAAAAAATACTAGATGAAGTTAAAAAGGTAACACATACAGATATGTTAACAATCTTAAAGAATATAGATCAAGATCTATTAAAAGGTGCTGTAAGTGGAGCTAATTTTAAAGAATATTTCTTTGATAACTGTAAGTGTGATAAGATCAAAGAATATATAAAAAATATATTAGCTTAG
- a CDS encoding gluconate 5-dehydrogenase, translating to MGIMDGFSLKGKIALVTGASYGIGFSIAKSYAEAGATIVFNDINQELVDKGLASYAELGIKAHGYVCDVTDEDKVNELVEKIEKEVGVIDILVNNAGIIRRIPMLEMKAEDFRKVIDVDLNAPFIVSKAVIPGMIKKGHGKIINICSMMSELGRETVSAYAAAKGGLKMLTKNIASEYGEYNIQCNGIGPGYIATPQTAPLREVQPDGSKHPFDQFIIAKTPAARWGTAEDLAGPAVFLASDASDFVNGHILYVDGGILAYIGKQPQ from the coding sequence ATGGGAATTATGGACGGATTTTCATTAAAGGGAAAAATTGCATTAGTAACAGGTGCTTCTTATGGTATAGGGTTTAGTATCGCAAAGTCTTATGCTGAAGCAGGAGCTACTATTGTATTTAACGATATTAATCAAGAATTAGTAGATAAAGGACTAGCTTCTTACGCAGAATTAGGAATAAAAGCTCATGGCTATGTTTGTGATGTAACTGATGAAGATAAAGTAAATGAATTAGTTGAAAAAATTGAAAAAGAAGTAGGAGTAATTGATATTCTTGTAAATAATGCAGGTATAATCAGACGTATTCCAATGCTTGAAATGAAAGCTGAAGACTTCCGTAAGGTTATTGATGTAGATTTAAATGCACCATTTATTGTGTCTAAAGCAGTAATACCAGGAATGATTAAAAAAGGTCATGGAAAGATAATAAACATTTGTTCAATGATGAGTGAGTTAGGTAGAGAGACAGTTTCAGCATATGCAGCAGCAAAAGGTGGATTAAAGATGTTAACAAAGAACATTGCTTCTGAGTATGGTGAATATAATATCCAATGTAATGGTATAGGGCCTGGATATATAGCTACACCACAAACAGCACCACTTAGAGAAGTTCAACCAGATGGTTCAAAACACCCATTTGATCAATTTATAATTGCAAAGACACCAGCAGCACGTTGGGGAACTGCAGAAGATTTGGCAGGACCAGCTGTATTCTTAGCATCTGATGCATCAGACTTTGTTAATGGTCACATTTTATATGTAGATGGTGGTATCTTAGCTTATATAGGAAAGCAACCACAATAG